The following proteins come from a genomic window of Henningerozyma blattae CBS 6284 chromosome 4, complete genome:
- the TBLA0D01935 gene encoding uncharacterized protein (similar to Saccharomyces cerevisiae RAV1 (YJR033C); ancestral locus Anc_1.457): MVIRFQPGRPNSTAHAIDQAYWNSQNVLAYCSGNNLIILTGKYKKLQTIYHENDCTSVSINNTSGLIAVTVKNYAYIYQPLINYKNNISEWIFCCKFYHDDSKLNCINWGYNNNIVLGSDYLSFWDLTQQFSQVMKPILLWNKKLTKPVFYLTVSNDSKYIATIGKYDKNIKIWKKKYIETNKFCDEKNSNERNNDLTIDFILVILKQPHYVTKIRWRNHSHTEESTKTITSPDVSCRGVIPRSDIEKEKEESRQVLYSLCADNVLRIWDCYGLNYTTSIQLWGSVPLRNTDTFCLIIDSWLLQDCLAKNTKKECFTISNPDFVLTFSKDGEINIYNVDGLSHNPPRPIKIRNLRTKFFKKSIMHNVIDNYLYIPEVQPYDRALQEVSIIFHNVSSGVISHFSIDIFELFKTDTSGDHYNNQQLPHLHTAVNYHNRDTHNNSHRNYINFSPNASIMTKYNQIGRLRNLWSGHYKSIQRLIRSNKGDGLLSISRFTEAKVWRLQKAGEATYLWLRSSLNTQSPIKNALVLHRGKLLIVLLENGYFQAWDSSRDSSKLIAQLNIFDIDSNSKKGENNLPILITEIPYKLEPLVNSVNHHDHKNYHHDQGNVTIGSVMNNEEIPSEYYVMSLIYDNGSILAFKFNSECNSLDNEITNNNYEPRSEFIEISSSSLKLDNDKIYKICAIDQLHHGCHYNRSLISVLTVDGNIKMFSANIKEDQCISHKYSAEWEKVHEFQTNISKASLFKASSTGKFCIVDATGKTMTLWNVNWSLLEYSETFDSTIIDVAWTNTEQDQCIISIVFESYSLMYVQMRYDYATNNASYIPVAKTEIRNYTNHIIGDSIWLKYGNYVIAAGNQLYIKDKSLDLTDTFSSQSLGSREIISKDLITLTSVLNGPLPVYHPQFLIQAIYSKKLKLVREILLRLFLQLRSLHFNSKDIVHLDYMLGIEPYKFLIKDDKHYIPGKYPEPYDSFNSMVIESLTVLLTKVSLPYLTRHQQVTLVTVVEAVGKISKNEGILDFNGLRFILGTQLYSSHKTTQKSILMRDVTWALHSTNKEIIWSLIKHHCPDWQKSRSYRVAYWLPIDQLKEHFEKIAKIEYTSTTEKDPSNCALYYLALRKKQILVSLWRLSVGHPERGKILNFLQNDFSIDRWRKAALKNAYVLLSQHRYRESAIFFLLGNALKDCIDIIFKHLEDTDLAIGICRIYEGDNGPVLGQFLNSRILPLAVIQGDRWTTSFVYWKQLRRDVAIKALITQPISIEDNYKFVTNNQYIDKSFQLEDPALLVIYDYLRRKNVAYFLASMEIDLEIEYTLILRVLNILVRMGCELLATSMIKNWLFIRETENLSNLRQVPRRERANSGVELMTQVPTTPTAVIPSLFDKFDKNLKTRHVNTFSRSRTNSIDPTLRVKFRHSRVNSIDSTLEGTFRSQNISNLKNMLEPGAITLEYSNLLSKGIKNYEPQRSNCNTISSQVIIQPINFPCDKVKETAYISSQEPNKNSIEQLEGNFTYLKAEHIIPVKTSPHRDSTLNSLEIFNHASNTDPNISIIRPARDTIVGDIQPHSPPKNLLDEYIT, encoded by the coding sequence ATGGTAATTAGGTTCCAACCAGGTCGGCCCAATTCAACAGCCCATGCTATTGATCAGGCATATTGGAACTCACAGAACGTTCTAGCTTATTGTTCAGGaaacaatttaattatattaacaGGGAAATATAAGAAACTTCAAACAATTTATCACGAAAACGATTGCACCTCAGtttctattaataatacgTCAGGCTTAATCGCGGTAACGGTTAAGAACTACGcttatatttatcaacctttaatcaattataaaaataatatatcagAATGGATCTTCTGCTGTAAATTTTATCATGACGactcaaaattaaattgcATAAATTGGGGctacaataataacatcGTATTAGGCTCAGATTATCTCTCTTTCTGGGATTTAACTCAACAGTTTAGCCAAGTAATGAAACCAATTCTGTTAtggaataaaaaattaacaaaacCAGTTTTTTATCTAACAGTTTCTAATGACTCAAAATACATTGCTACTATAGgaaaatatgataaaaacattaaaatctggaaaaaaaaatacattgaAACAAATAAGTTTTgtgatgaaaaaaattccaatgaaagaaataatGATCTTACTATAGATTTCATTCTGGTTATTTTGAAACAACCACACTATGTAACAAAGATTAGGTGGAGGAACCATTCACATACTGAAGAATCAACCAAAACAATAACCAGCCCAGATGTCAGCTGCAGAGGCGTTATCCCAAGATCTGATATagagaaagaaaaagaagaatctCGTCAAGTTTTATATAGTCTCTGTGCCGATAATGTTTTAAGAATTTGGGATTGTTATGGTTTAAATTATACAACGTCAATACAATTATGGGGATCTGTTCCTCTTCGAAATACAGACACATTTTGCTTAATTATTGATAGTTGGCTACTACAGGACTGCTTAGCTAAGAATACTAAGAAAGAATGCTTTACAATTTCCAATCCTGATTTTGTCCtaactttttcaaaagatgGGGAgattaatatttacaatGTGGATGGTTTATCTCATAATCCCCCTCGACCAATTAAAATAAGGAACTTACGaacaaaatttttcaaaaaatcaataatgCATAATGTAATAgacaattatttatatatccCAGAAGTTCAACCCTATGATCGTGCCTTACAGGAAgtatctattatttttcataacGTTTCATCAGGGGTAATATCACATTTTAGTATTGATATCTTTGAGTTGTTTAAAACGGACACATCAGGTGATcattataataatcaaCAGCTACCACATCTACATACTGCTGTTAATTACCATAATCGTGATACTCATAACAACTCACATCGAAATTACATCAATTTTTCACCAAATGCTTCTATAATGACAAAATATAACCAAATAGGTAGGCTAAGAAATTTATGGTCAGGACACTATAAATCAATTCAAAGATTAATTAGGAGTAATAAAGGTGATGGATTACTTTCCATTTCGAGGTTTACTGAAGCAAAAGTATGGCGCTTGCAAAAAGCCGGTGAAGCTACATACCTATGGCTAAGAAGTTCTTTAAATACTCAATCCCCTATTAAAAATGCTCTCGTACTGCATAGAGGTAAGCTACTTATTGTACTGTTAGAAAACGGTTATTTTCAAGCTTGGGATTCTTCAAGGGATTCCtcaaaattaattgctCAGCTTAATATCTTTGATattgattcaaattcaaaaaaaggtgaaaataatttaccaattttaataactgAAATACCTTATAAATTAGAACCATTAGTAAATTCTGTGAATCATCATGATCATAAGAATTATCATCATGATCAGGGAAACGTTACTATTGGTAGTGTAAtgaataatgaagaaattcCATCTGAATATTATGTTATGTCTTTGATATATGATAATGGATCCATTTTAGCGttcaaatttaatagtGAATGCAATTCTCtagataatgaaataacAAACAATAATTATGAACCAAGATCAGagtttattgaaatttcctCAAGCTCGTTAAAGcttgataatgataaaatatataaaatttgtGCAATAGATCAATTACACCATGGATGCCACTATAATAGATCTTTGATATCTGTTTTAACTGTAGATGGTAATATTAAGATGTTTTCagcaaatattaaagaagaCCAATGCATTAGTCATAAATATTCAGCAGAATGGGAAAAAGTTCATGAGTTTCAAACTAACATTTCTAAAgcttctttatttaaagcATCTTCTACTGGGAAATTTTGTATTGTGGATGCAACTGGAAAGACAATGACTTTGTGGAATGTTAATTGGAgtttattagaatattcAGAGACCTTTGATAGTACTATTATTGATGTTGCTTGGACAAATACTGAACAAGACCAATGCATTATTTCTATTGTGTTTGAAAGCTATTCTCTGATGTATGTTCAAATGAGATATGATTATGCTACAAATAATGCAAGCTATATCCCAGTTGCTAAAACTGAAATACGGAATTATACGAATCATATTATTGGAGATTCAATATGGCTAAAATATGGTAATTATGTAATAGCAGCAGGTAATCAATTATacattaaagataaatccTTAGATTTGACAGATACTTTTTCCTCGCAATCCTTAGGGTCTAGGGAAATCATTTCGAAAGATCTAATAACCTTAACTTCAGTATTAAACGGCCCTTTACCAGTTTATCATCCTCAATTCTTAATCCAAGctatatattcaaaaaaattaaagttagTTAGAGAGATTTTGCTAAGATTATTCTTACAACTAAGAAGTTTacattttaattcaaaagacATTGTACATCTTGACTATATGTTGGGTATTGAACCATATAAGTTTCTCATCAAAGATGATAAGCATTACATCCCGGGAAAATATCCAGAGCCATACGATAGTTTTAATTCAATGGTCATAGAAAGCTTGACCGTTTTACTTACTAAAGTGTCTCTTCCTTATCTGACCCGTCACCAACAAGTCACTCTTGTCACTGTTGTTGAAGCAGTAGGtaaaatatcaaagaaTGAGGGCATATTAGACTTTAATGGTCTACGATTTATTTTAGGTACACAACTATATTCGTCACATAAGACTACTCAAAAGAGCATATTAATGAGAGATGTTACGTGGGCTCTGCATTCTACAAATAAGGAAATAATATGGAGTCTTATCAAGCATCATTGTCCAGATTGGCAAAAATCAAGATCTTATAGAGTAGCTTACTGGCTACCCATCGATCAATTGAAGGAgcattttgaaaaaattgcaaaaatagaatatacCTCAACTACTGAAAAGGATCCCTCTAATTGTGCCTTGTATTACCTAGCTTTAAGGAAAAAACAAATCCTAGTCAGCTTATGGAGACTGTCTGTTGGGCATCCCGAAAGGGGTAAAATATTGAACTTTTTACAGAATGATTTTAGTATAGATAGATGGAGAAAGGCTGCTTTAAAAAATGCATATGTACTACTAAGTCAACATCGTTATAGAGAATctgcaattttttttttacttggTAACGCTTTGAAAGATTGTATcgatataatttttaaacatTTAGAAGATACTGATTTAGCAATAGGTATATGTAGAATTTATGAAGGAGACAATGGTCCAGTTTTAGGACAGTTTCTAAATTCAAGAATTCTGCCTTTGGCTGTGATTCAAGGTGACAGATGGACAACAAGTTTTGTGTATTGGAAACAACTAAGGAGAGATGTGGCAATCAAAGCTCTTATCACTCAACCAATTAGCATTGAGGacaattataaatttgtcACAAATAACcaatatattgataaatcttTTCAGCTTGAAGATCCAGCGTTACTTGTTATTTATGATTACctaagaagaaaaaatgttGCCTATTTTCTTGCATCAATGGAAATTGATTTGGAAATAGAGTatactttaattttaaGAGTTCTAAATATCTTAGTTAGGATGGGGTGTGAACTTTTAGCAACTTCAATGATTAAAAATTGGTTGTTTATTAGAGAGACCGAAAATCTTTCTAATTTGAGACAAGTTCCAAGAAGAGAGCGCGCTAATTCTGGTGTTGAATTAATGACACAAGTACCTACAACACCAACGGCTGTCATACCAAGCTTATTTGACAAATTTGACAAAAATCTTAAGACAAGGCATGTTAATACTTTTTCAAGATCCCGAACGAATAGCATTGATCCAACGTTACGTGTAAAATTTAGACACTCTAGGGTTAATAGTATTGATTCTACTTTAGAAGGTACCTTTAGATCCCAGAATATAAGTAATCTGAAAAATATGCTAGAACCAGGAGCCATTACATTAGAATATAGTAATCTTTTAAGCAAaggaataaaaaattatgagCCACAGAGGTCTAATTGTAATACTATTAGTTCACAAGTAATAATTCAACCAATAAACTTTCCGTGCGACAAGGTGAAGGAAACAGCGTATATTTCATCACAAGAGCCGAATAAAAACTCAATTGAGCAACTAGAAGGCAATTTTACATACTTGAAAGCAGAACATATAATTCCAGTTAAAACTTCACCTCATAGAGATTCCACGCTAAATtctttggaaatatttaacCATGCTTCTAACACTGATCCAAATATTAGTATAATACGCCCTGCGAGAGATACTATTGTTGGTGATATTCAGCCTCATTCTCCACCCAAAAATCTTCTAGATGAGTATATAACATAG
- the TBLA0D01930 gene encoding Sec7 domain-containing protein (similar to Saccharomyces cerevisiae GEA2 (YEL022W) and GEA1 (YJR031C); ancestral locus Anc_1.455): protein MVNKPVRVAVDPVTIVLKECITMSTAMRKYSTLTSQSGMAAILGGGSDDIFISDSFATIPQAKQNDPLLSGFIQLKLMLDKLESLENIDSLTVLQPFLLVIRTSTISGYITSLALNSLQKFLTTNIITEHSKNYVAAYREVAKALTHCRFEGISQMADDSVLLKVVILLRSLVNSLMGDVLSDSIVHGILQTIMSLACNKRRTEVLRKAAETTMISLTVKIFSKLDDIDPTLSRHIYINDEAYANNTLKSDTVGAKISMDDSRSELSSSIGPRTETADVEEPTEITQRNEGAENIESDIDSKLSVNDLNIKSTSALVLSPTDENYGFKVICQYLNMLLSIVIPENINNHGNFSSILSFQLLNTAIELSGGRFLSHPRLFSLVADPIFKSLFFVIQNSNKLSLVQAAMELFTTIVIVFGENVHSQVELTLNCILDLLKESRDTTDNNGKNKPEEKEIKSLPIKELLLEQLSLLWTCSSNLFIKTFVDFDCSRDRSDLATKLLKTLAKMVNLEPSSQSMTPISLDGICSFVDEIHTNLNSVDRLTFLSERKENIKLRQRERKTKFIKCVEAFNEKPKKGIPLLIESSFLTSDKDEDLAQFLFENNTRINKRTIGLLLSDPNKISLLKMYMNLFDFKGFRVDEAIRMLLTKFRLPGESQQIERIIEEFSSRYANSQNYQSNDTTIYGNESEGTQLQPDSDSVFILSYSIIMLNTDLHNPQVKEHMSFEDYSSNLKGCYNKNDFPFWYLDKIYASIRDKEIVMPEEHHGNEKWFEDAWNNLISSNTVITNISSVTSTVTENLNSIEKVQFGRLLFKNVGAVLINAIFKTYMSTSDEHRSSRVIQCIEKCASIASYYNYKNLFNELLRHVVRITTLTNPENPSPNKIQYNVEEIPLVRIDFEETRASVPVSTLAMRLGRSEKAQLCTILLFSILQNNTNSDIITVKIWTEIIQVVLNLYENLLITPDIFGDLQQKLKLGTLPRPQPDFVILKTNENKGILSTFASYLKGDEEPTDEEIEYAKIAINCVKTSNIPSSIFGNDINITPTIIKLLLESIEYKKTDENQNYFEPEMLFLVEISVSLFPFCKNEKELGNFILSKLSILSRLENLSNETYRRFVAYEVLLLSILDEKEQYLTSLINDKILASKQIFSPKFFANEAGSKLLDNILYFSEIDNYKEELLNNKGFWTLLNYTTKEDYSSDKICKFLEDSIRAEKKIINKNTIEYILEIFENRMHIVKKQKVTVEKSDLQNSNKNDFKVLLDGSEVTERWVSFVIALTGERSVSNLLTVDRIIKIIQTLFFKLVYSEKSLRSSILTAVETILTANIEYSKMNIKDLESVIELGIVTELNKRHKLVKPLILDVLIMLQKVFVYYLKKGITDDETFLKILNVFNKYVDSSEVEVQVQKLITEKKEIERQLKGTSESEQVSGSEEDVYSISNKNNIINTNVTSDPIDDSNTTNNATNADVKVHNDNDTNTKTENNIEVKVDDS, encoded by the coding sequence ATGGTAAACAAGCCAGTCAGAGTCGCTGTAGATCCGGTGACCATCGTTCTTAAGGAATGTATAACTATGTCTACCGCCATGAGAAAATACTCCACTTTGACTTCTCAGTCAGGAATGGCAGCAATTCTTGGTGGTGGTAGTGATGATATCTTTATTTCAGACTCATTTGCTACAATTCCTCAAGCAAAACAAAATGACCCCCTTCTGTCTGGATTTATCCAATTAAAGCTAATGCtagataaattagaatcactcgaaaatattgattccTTAACTGTTCTTCAACCGTTCCTTTTAGTTATTAGAACTAGCACTATTTCAGGTTACATCACATCCTTAgcattaaattctttacaaaaatttttaaccACGAACATTATCACTGAGCATTCAAAAAACTATGTAGCGGCGTACAGAGAGGTTGCCAAAGCATTAACTCATTGCAGATTTGAGGGTATAAGCCAAATGGCGGATGATTctgtattattaaaagtagttatattattaagatCATTAGTTAATTCACTAATGGGTGATGTTTTATCCGATTCAATCGTTCATGGGATTCTTCAAACAATTATGTCCTTGGCATGcaataaaagaagaacTGAAGTCTTACGAAAGGCAGCTGAAACAACTATGATATCTTTAActgttaaaatattttcgaAATTGGATGATATTGACCCAACTCTGTCGAgacatatttatataaatgatGAAGCATACGCTAATAATACTCTAAAAAGTGATACAGTCGGCGCAAAGATAAGTATGGATGATTCTAGAAGTGAGctatcttcttcaatagGGCCAAGAACAGAGACAGCAGATGTAGAAGAGCCCACTGAGATAACACAAAGAAATGAAGGTGCAGAAAACATAGAAAGCGATATAGATTCTAAATTATCAGTCAATGatctaaatataaaaagtaCTAGTGCGTTAGTTCTTTCACCTACTGATGAAAACTACGGGTTCAAAGTAATTTGTCAATATCTAAATATGTTACTATCCATTGTAATCCCTGAAAACATTAATAATCATGGTAATTTTTCTAGTATTCTATCatttcaattattgaaCACTGCCATTGAACTATCGGGTGGTAGATTTTTATCTCATCCAAGACTATTCAGTCTGGTTGCTGatccaatttttaaaagtttattttttgtaattcaaaattcaaacaaaTTATCATTAGTTCAAGCAGCCATGGAACTTTTCACTACAATAGTAATTGTATTTGGAGAAAATGTTCATTCTCAAGTAGAATTAACATTAAATTGTATTCTAGACCTTCTAAAAGAAAGTCGTGATACTACAGACaataatggtaaaaataaaccggaagaaaaagaaatcaaGTCTTTGCCAATTAAAGAACTATTGTTAGAACAACTGTCCCTTCTATGGACATGCTCATCTAACCTTTTCATTAAAACTTTTGTCGATTTTGACTGTAGTAGAGATAGATCTGATTTAGCGACTAAACTCTTAAAAACTTTAGCAAAAATGGTAAATTTAGAACCAAGTTCTCAAAGTATGACACCAATAAGTTTAGATGGTATTTGTTCTTTTGTTGATGAAATCCATACCAACTTAAATTCCGTTGACAGATTAACATTTTTATCAGAAAggaaagaaaatattaaattaaggCAAAGAGAACGCAAAactaaattcattaaatgtGTAGAAGCGTTCAATGAAAAGCCAAAGAAAGGCATCCCTTTATTGATTGAAAGTAGTTTTCTTACCTCTGATAAAGACGAAGATTTAGCacaatttctttttgaaaataataccCGAATTAACAAAAGAACAATCGGTTTATTACTATCTGACcctaataaaatatctttgtTAAAAATGTATATGAATCTCTTCGATTTTAAAGGCTTTAGGGTAGATGAAGCAATTAGAATGCTACTAACAAAATTCAGATTACCTGGGGAATCCCaacaaattgaaagaattataGAGGAATTTTCAAGCAGATATGCTAATAgtcaaaattatcaatcTAATGATACCACTATTTATGGAAATGAATCTGAGGGTACACAATTACAACCGGATTCGGACTcagtatttattttaagttattcaattattatgCTAAATACAGATCTTCATAATCCGCAAGTTAAAGAACATATGTCATTTGAAGATTATTCTAGTAATTTAAAAGGTTGTTACAATAAGAACGATTTTCCCTTCTGGTATTTAGACAAAATATACGCATCAATCAGAGATAAAGAAATCGTTATGCCTGAGGAACATCATGGTAATGAAAAATGGTTTGAGGATGCttggaataatttaatatcatccAATACAGTTATTACTAATATTTCATCTGTCACATCAACTGTAACGGAGAATCTAAATTCGATTGAGAAGGTGCAATTTGGTAGATTATTGTTCAAGAATGTTGGTGCTGTTCTGATAAATGCAATTTTCAAAACTTATATGTCTACTTCTGATGAGCATCGCTCATCTCGTGTGATTCAATGCATAGAAAAATGTGCCTCAATTGCatcatattataattacaaaaatttattcaacGAATTATTACGTCACGTAGTAAGAATAACTACTTTAACTAATCCCGAAAATCCTTCTCctaataaaattcaatacAATGTGGAAGAAATTCCTTTAGTACGTATAGACTTTGAAGAAACTCGAGCTTCCGTTCCTGTAAGTACTCTAGCAATGAGATTAGGTAGATCTGAAAAAGCTCAATTATGCactatattattattttctatccTGCAGAACAACACTAATAgtgatattattactgtTAAGATATGGACTGAAATTATTCAAGTTGTGTTAAACCTATATGAGAATCTCTTAATAACACCTGATATTTTTGGGGACCTTCAGCAAAAACTAAAGCTTGGTACGCTACCAAGGCCACAACCGGATTTCGTTATTCTTaaaacaaatgaaaataaaggTATCTTATCTACTTTCGCTTCATACTTAAAAGGTGATGAAGAGCCAACAGATGAAGAAATAGAATACGCCAAAATTGCAATTAACTGTGTGAAAACTAGTAACATACCGTCCTCTATATTTGggaatgatattaatattaccCCCACTATAATTAAGCTTCTATTAGAATCTATTGAATATAAGAAAACGGACGAAAATcagaattattttgaacCTGAAATGTTATTTTTAGTTGAAATATCTGTATCTTTATTTCCATTTtgtaaaaatgaaaaggAATTGGgtaattttattctatcaaaattatctatTCTCTCAAGGTTGGAAAACTTATCGAATGAAACATATCGTCGTTTTGTAGCTTATGAGGTTCTATTACTATCTATTCTAGATGAGAAAGAGCAATATCTAACATCATTAATTAACGATAAAATTTTAGCTTCCAAACAAATATTCTCTCCTAAATTCTTTGCCAATGAAGCTGGCTCTAAATTATTGGATAATATACTCTATTTTTctgaaattgataattacaaagaagaattattaaataataagggATTTTGGACCTTGCTAAATTATACTACTAAAGAAGACTATTCATCCGACAAGATTTGCAAATTTTTGGAAGACTCAATTAGAgctgaaaagaaaattattaacaaaaatactattgaatatattcttgaaatatttgaaaatagaatGCATATAGTTAAAAAACAGAAGGTAACTGTTGAAAAAAGTGATCTACAGAATTCGAATAAAAATGACTTTAAGGTATTACTAGATGGGTCAGAAGTCACTGAGAGATGGGTGTCATTTGTTATTGCATTAACAGGTGAGCGCTCCGTGTCAAATTTACTAACAGTAGATCgcataattaaaattatacaaactctatttttcaaattagtATATTCtgaaaaatctttaagATCATCCATTTTAACTGCTGTTGAAACCATTTTAACCGccaatattgaatattctaaaatgaatattaagGATCTAGAATCTGTCATAGAACTTGGCATCGTTACTGAACTAAATAAAAGGCATAAACTTGTAAAACCCTTAATACTTGATGTTTTAATTATGCTTCAAAAAGTCTTTGTTTACTATTTAAAGAAGGGAATTACGGATGATGAAacttttttgaaaattttaaatgtatttaataaatatgtcGATTCTAGTGAGGTTGAGGTTCAagttcaaaaattaataactGAGAAAAAGGAGATTGAAAGGCAACTTAAAGGGACATCTGAATCTGAGCAGGTGTCAGGAAGTGAGGAAGATGTATATTCTATAtcgaataaaaataatattattaataccaATGTGACTTCTGACCCAATTGATGATAGTAATACCACAAATAATGCAACCAATGCTGATGTAAAAGTtcataatgataatgacaCAAATACTAAAACGGAAAATAATATCGAAGTTAAAGTCGATGATTCATAA
- the THI80 gene encoding thiamine diphosphokinase (similar to Saccharomyces cerevisiae THI80 (YOR143C); ancestral locus Anc_5.479), giving the protein MAEKCIENEDRIPVEIEPGRYQHEMKLEGFLNLKPTSKSALLILNQEIDVPEIFLNLWSYYDIKVCADGGANRLYDFFRTLEFTTTLELDELRKKHLPNYIIGDLDSLRDDVRQFYLSNGVVIIKQNTQYSTDFTKSTNLITLHFNDPNFRKMLTINTITDNFGIDFEDGIHLLYHKLKETADYNNPSHPIPNIKILALGGIDGRFDQTIHSMTQFYTLRISDPFIDLYYLTHTDLIFLIPSSGCLITYEKTFRDKFIGCCGLLPIGAPTELVETIGLKWDIQNWPTSVTTGRVSSNNRFCGIDKCFINSKDPIVFNVEIFVDRLTELF; this is encoded by the coding sequence ATGGCTGAGAAAtgtattgaaaatgaagacCGAATTCCAGTTGAGATAGAACCTGGTCGCTACCAACATGAAATGAAGTTGGAGggttttttaaatttaaagccAACCAGTAAATCTGCATTACTTATATTAAATCAAGAGATAGATGTAcctgaaatatttttaaatttatggTCCTACTATGACATAAAGGTATGTGCTGACGGTGGTGCCAATAGATtatatgattttttcaGAACTTTAGAGTTTACAACTACCCTAGAATTAGATGAATTGAGGAAGAAACATCTTCCAAATTACATCATTGGTGATCTAGATTCATTGAGAGATGATGTCAGACAATTTTATCTTTCAAATGGTGTTGTAATAATCAAGCAAAACACTCAATATTCTACTGATTTCACCAAAAGTACAAATTTAATCACTTTACATTTTAATGATCctaattttagaaaaatgcTTACAATTAATACCATCACTGATAATTTTGGTATTGATTTCGAAGATGGTATTCATTTACTATACCACAAACTAAAGGAAACCGCAGATTACAATAATCCTTCTCATCCAAtaccaaatattaaaatccTAGCACTAGGTGGGATTGATGGCCGATTTGATCAAACAATTCACTCCATGACGCAATTTTACACTTTGAGGATATCTGATCCTTTCATTGACttgtattatttaactCACACGGActtaattttcttaatacCTTCATCAGGATGTTTAATAACGTATGAAAAAACATTTAGGGATAAATTTATTGGTTGTTGTGGACTTTTACCAATTGGAGCACCAACAGAGTTAGTAGAAACAATTGGCTTAAAATGGgatattcaaaattggCCAACAAGTGTAACGACCGGCAGGGTTAGCAGCAATAATAGGTTTTGCGGCATTGATAAATGTTTCATAAACTCAAAAGACCCGATTGTGTTTAACGTCGAAATATTTGTAGATAGACTAACAGAATTATTCTAG